From Alienimonas californiensis, a single genomic window includes:
- a CDS encoding protein kinase domain-containing protein has protein sequence MPAAADDSARTVISGGWSGQGLLTGLRATGRPGPLDAGGEVDPGGDTADPNGRTLQLTPAPNGDFTNVTAAALAAGPPLPVRTVGDDPTADYQLGERIGEGGSGVVREAIQVSLGRTVAVKRLKPGRPDARPRFLAEARVVGGLDHPNILPVYELAADEGGEPFLVMKRVVGTPWSESIRTMTRAENLRILAAVADAVAFAHSRGVVHRDIKPENVLLGAFGEVLLNDWGLALTEEDRADARDAQRRIARQQAARCRADRDDGEAPTGRLCGGIDATGIAGTPAYMAPEQARGDAEDLGPGTDVYLLGAVLFEIATGRRPHAGETLTACLKSAAANRLDLPEPPRQEPVVNRYRPERFDVALSDDPCGDDDEAEWDAELVQIARRVMADDPADRPPGVAAFKELLAEYESHTESVRLTRRGRQLAAEADRSGDYASFGLATRTLMEALAAWEGNDCARQTLRAVRIVFAERACDNGDLELGEGLIEAGGLHDEPVAERCREARQRLANAEAERSALEQGVLKWSRAFLASPDCVFLVDLTDGRVTEVNDQFTALLGYAPADVVGKTVDEAAFWPPSRCREKFVHGLQERGEFENAEVDFHMKGGGRLTMLVSARATEVDGRRVVVANARDMTVRKRQEAGLKKSEDRLRRTQRIAGLGTWELDVASGAVYWSEETFRIAGLEPADEPPGFDEYLDTVHPDDRPALLMALDAAGKGGDGFEVQVRHRLPTGGWNRVLTRGEPIKDADGNVLELFGSVLDVSGSCDAE, from the coding sequence ATGCCCGCCGCGGCTGACGACTCCGCCCGCACCGTCATCTCCGGGGGATGGAGTGGACAGGGGCTGCTTACCGGGCTGCGGGCCACCGGCCGCCCCGGCCCGCTGGACGCCGGCGGCGAGGTCGATCCCGGGGGCGACACCGCCGACCCCAACGGTCGCACGCTGCAACTGACCCCGGCGCCGAACGGGGACTTCACGAACGTCACCGCGGCGGCGCTGGCCGCCGGCCCGCCGCTGCCGGTCCGCACCGTCGGCGACGATCCGACGGCGGACTATCAACTCGGCGAACGCATCGGCGAGGGGGGCAGCGGCGTGGTGCGGGAGGCGATTCAGGTCTCCCTGGGCCGCACCGTCGCCGTCAAACGGCTCAAACCCGGTCGGCCCGACGCCCGCCCCCGGTTCCTCGCCGAGGCCCGCGTCGTCGGCGGTCTGGATCACCCCAACATTCTGCCGGTCTACGAACTGGCCGCGGACGAGGGGGGCGAGCCGTTCCTGGTGATGAAGCGGGTGGTCGGCACGCCCTGGAGCGAGTCGATCCGCACGATGACCCGGGCGGAGAACCTGCGGATCCTCGCCGCGGTGGCGGACGCCGTCGCCTTCGCCCACTCCCGCGGCGTGGTGCACCGGGACATCAAGCCGGAAAACGTGCTGCTGGGCGCGTTCGGCGAGGTGTTGCTGAACGACTGGGGCCTGGCGCTGACCGAGGAGGACCGGGCCGACGCCCGTGACGCCCAGCGGCGGATCGCCCGGCAGCAGGCCGCCCGTTGCCGGGCGGACCGCGACGACGGCGAGGCCCCCACCGGCCGGCTGTGCGGCGGGATCGACGCCACCGGGATCGCCGGCACCCCCGCCTACATGGCGCCGGAACAGGCCCGCGGCGACGCCGAGGATCTCGGCCCCGGCACGGACGTCTACCTGCTGGGCGCGGTGCTGTTCGAGATCGCCACCGGCCGCCGCCCCCACGCCGGGGAGACGCTGACGGCCTGCCTCAAAAGCGCCGCCGCCAACCGGCTGGACCTGCCCGAGCCGCCGCGGCAGGAGCCGGTCGTCAACCGCTACCGGCCGGAGCGGTTCGACGTCGCTCTCTCCGACGACCCCTGCGGCGACGACGACGAGGCCGAGTGGGACGCGGAACTGGTGCAGATCGCCCGCCGCGTGATGGCCGACGACCCCGCCGACCGCCCGCCCGGCGTGGCGGCGTTCAAGGAACTGCTGGCGGAGTACGAATCCCACACGGAGAGCGTTCGCCTGACCCGCCGTGGCCGGCAGCTCGCCGCGGAGGCGGACCGCTCCGGCGACTACGCCTCCTTCGGCCTCGCCACCCGCACGCTGATGGAGGCCCTCGCCGCCTGGGAGGGGAACGACTGCGCCCGCCAGACGCTGCGGGCCGTCCGCATCGTCTTCGCCGAGCGCGCCTGCGACAACGGCGACCTCGAACTGGGCGAGGGCCTGATCGAGGCCGGCGGACTGCACGACGAACCCGTCGCCGAACGCTGCCGCGAGGCCCGGCAGCGCCTGGCGAACGCCGAGGCGGAACGCTCCGCGCTCGAGCAGGGCGTGCTCAAATGGAGTCGGGCGTTTCTCGCCAGCCCGGACTGCGTGTTCCTCGTCGACCTGACCGACGGCCGCGTCACCGAGGTGAACGATCAATTCACCGCGCTGCTGGGCTACGCGCCGGCGGATGTGGTGGGGAAGACGGTGGACGAGGCGGCGTTCTGGCCGCCCAGTCGCTGCCGCGAGAAGTTCGTCCACGGCCTGCAGGAGCGGGGCGAGTTCGAGAACGCCGAGGTCGACTTCCACATGAAGGGCGGCGGCCGGCTCACGATGCTCGTCAGCGCCCGGGCGACGGAGGTGGACGGCCGGCGGGTCGTGGTCGCCAACGCCCGGGACATGACCGTCCGCAAGCGTCAGGAAGCGGGATTAAAAAAGAGCGAGGACCGCCTCCGCCGCACCCAGCGGATCGCCGGGCTGGGCACCTGGGAGCTGGACGTCGCCAGCGGCGCCGTCTACTGGAGCGAGGAAACCTTCCGCATCGCCGGCCTGGAGCCGGCCGACGAACCGCCCGGCTTCGACGAGTATTTAGACACCGTGCACCCGGACGACCGCCCGGCACTGTTAATGGCCCTCGACGCCGCCGGCAAAGGCGGCGACGGCTTTGAGGTCCAGGTCCGCCACCGCCTCCCGACCGGCGGCTGGAACCGCGTCCTCACCCGCGGCGAACCGATCAAAGACGCCGACGGCAACGTCCTCGAACTGTTCGGCAGCGTGCTGGACGTCTCGGGGTCCTGCGACGCCGAGTAA